The region GTGAATTGGAGTCGTTTAAGTACCCAATTTTATAGGAAAAATCTGTGATCGTGAACACACATTTGAAAATGTTGACGTGTATTGCTTGTACGAAGCAGCTAAATGGTGGATCTCTACACGAACAGGAAGAAGGAGACTCCGTTTCTACACCTAGAACCAAGCAAGCCGTTAAAACCCTCACATCTCAAGTAAGAATTACGATTGTTCTGTTTCTCATTTCCTGACAAATGCTGTCATTCGATCGTTTAATGCAAGTAGTTCTGATCATAAAATGAAACACATCGATTACAGATCAAGGATATTGCGTTAAAGGCTTCAGGAGCATACAAAAACTGCAAGCCTTGCTCCGGATCATCTAACAACAACCCGACTCGTCGGGGTTATGCGGACTCCGAAGCCGGTTTATCGTCCGGTAGGTTTTTTTGCGGGTACCAAAGAACCGGCACCGGTACCGGCAATTCGACACCCAAGGTTTGGGGAAAGGAAATGGAAGCGAGATTAAAGGGGCTTTCGAGTGGTTCGAGTACTCCGGCGTCGGTGAGTGGCCGGACTGAGTCGGTTGTGTTTATGGAGGAAGATGAGGTTAAAGAATGGGTTGCTCAGGTGGAACCAGGTGTTCTCATCACTTTCGTTTCCTTGCCTCATGGTGGCAACGATCTGAAACGTATTCGCTTCAGGTTTGCATTCTAAATTTTAATCCGATTTACCGATTTATGCAAATTGTTGTGCTTTATTTTACCAAATTTCACATTGTTACACAAATGAACACAAAAAGTTAAATTCCTACTTCCTTGCGATTTTCATGGGACACAGTGAGTAGTTGCTAACAAATAGATTGtataaaaatctaaaaatagtCAATGACATATTTCCAGATGCTTTGTGGACTTGTGGGTCCGATATGCTCATAAATAACCGCAAATTTTTGGAATCAAATTGAATTATATTATATCTCTCAACTAATCTATTAAATGGATCATTGCCAAGAAGCTCTTGAATGGGGTCCGGGTATTTGAAATTCGATCCACCATTTCAATGTTCTTGATTGATTCTTTACTTATACTTATTACCCATAAACTAATGGTCCACATGATTTCATTCCACCCAAAAATATATTGTATGTTGTTTTCCTTTCTGCATCACATGTTATGCCCTTTGCTTTATTATACATAAAgagtataaatataatttttaatgcTCTATTATAATTACCATTTTCCAACGTCACTATCAATCGTATTTTATTgtgtattattgttattattagtcGTGAAATGTTCAACAAATGGCAAGCACAAAGATGGTGGTCCGAAAACTGTGAGAAAATTATGGAGTTGTACAATGTACAGCGCTTTAATCAACAAGGAGTACCACTACCGTCTCCCCCAAGATCTGAAGACGAGGTTAATTACCTTTCTTATTATTTTTGTTAGTATATAATATTATCTGACATGGTATCAGCGCAAGCCTGAATTTGATGTTTTCAGAGTTCAAGAACCGAGTCTATTGAGAACAGTCCGGTTACGCCGCCACTTAGCAAGGAGCATCCACCTCGAAACCTGTTTCACGGCTCAAAAACCGAGACATCGTCAGTGGATGTTTCTGCTAAAACTAGTTCAACACGAGACGTGGATCAATCTGAAGAGATTTCTTTGAGCAATGTGAGCGATTTGGAAACTGAATGGGTTGAGCAAGATGAGCCGGGTGTTTATATTACAATTAGAACACTTCCAAGTGGGACCCGGGAGCTTAGGCGGGTTCGATTCAGGTAGGAATcagcattttttttctttcaaatttgtaaattattattaattacattttgatgtataACAGTCGTGAACGGTTTGGGGAAGTACATGCGAGAATGTGGTGGGAAAAGAATAGAGCAAGGATACAACAACAGTATCTGTGAGTTTGAATGTTGGGAATAGTTTCTATATATCTATCTATTTTGTTATGCAAAAGTGGTGAAAGGCCAGAAGGCCATTTTGCAGTTGAATATGAAGACCTTTGTATGTCTATATAAGCTTCATATTTTATTCTATCTTTTTTATTTCTAAAAGGTAATTGAGTAGGGAAGGGTTGTCATATATAGAAATGTATATGAGCCATCGAGCGGTTTGTGTTCGAGCTCAAGCAATTTGAAGCTTACTATAACATGTGAGTTCAAGTTTATTCATATAACATGCTAGACTTGAATTCTTATTGAGAAGTCTTTTGTATTCCTTATAATTCTCGGTTGAGTTCGAAACTTCGAATCGAATTTGTTTTATTGAagatagttttttttataaatgacTTAACAAAATGGATGAATTAGGGTCAGATTAAATGGATAATTACATAAAAAGACCTATAAAAAACAACTCTAAAATTTAGCAATATTTTCTATTTGGCTCATTTATCTTGGTTGTTATCTACAAGCATTTTTTTAAAACTAGTGTATTcatcaaaataattttttaaatgttacaatatatatttaTAGTACTAATTAAGCTCGTGTTTTGGCAtgtgtttttacatgttttttttgtgTATTATAAGGGATAAACATGAAAGTTTAAAAAATGGAAGttgtaaaaatgatattttataaaGTTGATGGGGATCAAAGTAACATTTAAAAAATAGAGATAGAAAGTGTACATTTTTATAAAGTAGAAGaggaaaaattatatatatatatatatatatatatatatatatatatatatataataaacacaaaagttaagaaaataaattgatgaaaataatatTATACAAAGTTCAAATTGAGGGGAATTAAAGTAACATTTAAAAAAGggtgaaaaatatattttataaagtaGAAGAgagaaaatcatattatatataaaCCACCATAACATAGAATAAAcacaaaaatttacaaaaatttagaaaataaatGGATGGAAGTTATATTTTACAAAGTTGAAAGAGATAAATAcaaaaatttagaaaataaattgataaaaatgatattttacaaAGTTAAAAGTGGAGGAGGTCAAGATGGTATTTTGAAAAGTAAAGGTATGAACAAAATAGAATGGTTACAAGTGATGAATCATACGAATTTGAAGATTTTAAAAGTAAGAAGATTTTAAAAGTAAATGtatgaaaaatatcattttacaaaATAGAAGGGTTATAAATGACTAATCATATAAAGTTGAGGACTGATGGATTAAACTTCAACTTCATGCATTAACATACCTGTATATTGTGAGTAAGAAGTTGTACTTTTAGCTACAATGTTTACACTCACAAATGGAAAGTTacattttgtaaatatttataaTATCTATATTTAAACATATACAAAGCCACACAAATCGAAGGTAGATGTGCATCATGAAAGTAATAGCTAATGCATTTAacatttaattattaaattttaatttttttaacctTGTATTCAGAAATTGAACCAATTTAATTTTCAATATTCTAagaattgtaaatttttggttcCATTTAATTTGATTGGATACTAACTCCTATGTATGACATTTTAAAGTTGTCACATACCCCTCTGGTACTATTTATTAAGACACACAACCAACACCATTGATCTCTTGGTACCAAACAAATAGACTTCTCAACGCGGTGAGTTTGGAGCGAATCGCCCTTAATCCAATGTAACATCCTATTTCCTGTCATTTCTTATTTCAGGGTCATGGGCCGGAAGTCAATTGTGTAAAGGATCTGGGCCTTAAGGATGTAATGTTTAAACCTTTTGGAAGGAGGCAATCATGGTTGCGAGATCTTAACCTATGAATTATGTTTTGGGTCGAAGGGTAGAAAAGGGAAAGTCATATGTCGGGGTCTTGTATGAAATATTGATTTTTGTTTGAGAAATTTTTAATATAAGATATCTAGATAATATTGTGGGTCTCTTCAATACCtttacgtggatataaagatcgtcgaaaacggagttagaacgaggaagttatgatcgTTAGAAGTTAGGAAGGTTTTGCGTTtaacctagtacgttgggcgtaccgggTGTACACTAGGCGTACTAGGCATGGATGATCGCAAAGATTCaacctagtacgttgggtgtacgcaagcctaatgcaaaccctaatattttggttttgggccttatttaaagaccttaactcatTCCAGACCCTTATTACCTTCAACCTCCATCCTCTTTAACCCTAATTTCAAAGGCTTTGGGCATTAAGGAtgtaatgtttagaccttttggaaGGAGGCAATGATGGTTGTGAGATCTTAacctttgaattatgttttgggtCGAAGGGTAGAAAAGGGAAAGTCATAGGTCAGGGTCTTGCATGAAATATTGTTTTTTGTTCGAGAAATTTTTAGTACAAGATATCTAGATAATGTTGTGGGTCTCTTCAATGCCTTtcagtggatataaagatcgtcgaaaaaggagttggaacgaagaagttatgaccgttagAAGTTACGAAGGTTTTGGGTTtagcctagtacgttgggcgtatcgaGTGTACACtggaagtttgtgaccttgttatgaataaagttggaaattttatccgTCCaatcatcatattgattcagatatgaaggttagagacttggacttaatggattaagttgagaaagatgctattttggtccctttgagatttaaagactagatcttggttgtttggaccatcctaatggataaagttggaaactttatccattatggagctattaggaaccataaaaatgttatcttggtccttctatcccttccatgcaagagctatgatgtcttaatggattaataagttagggttttagattttggatcttttctagccatggaaagtcataaatgtGAAAACTATATGACTTAAGTCGATGTTTTGAGTCTAGATCTAAGCTGTAGACAAAAGACCTTAATGGATCATGTGCTTAATGGAGGAGTGAGAACAGGctgcatacgctgggcgtactcaacaaccttggactttgactttcattgacttttgttgaccgttgactttttgaccaagaaaactgagtgggtcaggcttgggagcctggtgagcatatagggttttcatcccacaatgttatatcatatatttatgtatatagaacattcaaacttgtacaattcaccatataaaggcaactcttatcccaccccatcgatcctcacaacgatacgatctaaactctcgtatctaaaattttcctctttacctgatccctactcacagatctaaaactatcctcttcacccgacccatactcacggatctaaaactaacattttcacctgatccatactcatggatctaaaactaaccttttcccctgatccatactcagggatctaaaactacctgatccatactcacggatctaaaactaacctcctgatctgatgcATACTCCAGGATCAATAATtatacccaatccatactcttggaatagggacaattaactataccttaatcctgatttgatccatactcccggatcaataactgtgcccaatccatactctcggactagggacaattaacttagtcttaatccatagtCCCgaactaataacaagttttatctctttacctgatccataatctcggatctaaaactaacctcttggtctaatccatactcacagatctaaaactagcctcctgatctgatccctactcacagatctaaaactaacctcttgatctgatccatactcacggatctcatctaccgatgtcctacctaacatatttgtagttacaaaataaatatacagtttaactcattaaaacctatatagttcatccattccaccaacatctcaaataaacaacaatatataaacacatagcacgtatttcgtagcaaatacttcatacttatgtgttagaagaaagtaactatacactcacttgatcagaagatgatcggacagcactgtaacaccccaaaaataccggttaaaaatttcatttttaatttaggtcaaaacataaaaacatcattacaaaacattcataataataattCATGTCTGAAAACCGGTAATGTCATAGTAATAATTCAGAGTACATCCCAGAGATCCATAGTGtggaaaacaagagtgtgtgtgatatgtcgctaccgcgccggctcctttcccttagctgaagaggtacctaaaatcaaaactgaaaactgtaagcacgaagcttagtgagctcccccataatacctcataccatacaagcaTAGAACATACAACATgaagctaggagttacgggcctcgcccacactctactatctgggagatacgggcctagcccacactccactctaggagagatacgggccttgcccacactcaaccgctaacccataatatacaagtatcacacagacaacaagtatagacaactctatcatactggcacataTCATAATCAgctcaaccaagagatacgggctcggcccacactatAATACTAACGTTTCGTCTATACGGgcaggccttggtgccttagacccgttcctactggaaggaaactcacctcgaaatagctgctggcctgtgtgggaattgactgtctgctgctgctgctgctgctccggaaatcctctggctataattcccacaaaacactcaatcaaacaccgctaactgacccttgggtaaaatgaccattttacccttgatcaagtcaaaagtcaaagccagagtcaactttcagttgacccgactcgccgagttggctctccaactcgccgagtccctatccaatcgattgtcctgcaacccgtctctactcgtcgagttgggcgttgactcgacgagttctccttctaaactaatgttcaagtccttcatcctactcgccgagttgtatgaacaactcgccaaattcatcttcatccgatgaacactttatgctgtgactcgccgagttgtatgaacaactcgccgagtctgttcttgatctaagaagattgccttgaactcgccgagttagggcattgactcgccgagttccttcatgggtgagttcggcttccaactcaccgagtccacccaggactcactactctactcgacacaacgaaaggggacaaactcggagactcgcgattcgactcgtcaagtcagatgagcgactcgccgagtctgcttcatgcaaaagccatatacgcgattttgcttgaatccagtccatgtcattcatagatctgggctcctagggcttgttttacacgtaaagtttccaactttatgtgtagatcatcaccaatgaaggttttaaggctcaaagtgcaccaaaaggggtagatctaggacttgTGTGCAACATGACTCCATAAAgacagtagatccaagctccagggactgaatagtgcctagatctaaaggctaacaacttaatacgacccacaaagcacaaacaagcttgggaaatggctcaagaaggaccttCATGAAGCTATTAGGGACTACAAGCTCAAAACAGAGGGGAAATGAGCTATACCTCAGGGAAAACGTTGggatgacacagagatgcttggcctccttctcctatTCTTGATCTTCTTTCCTTGCTCCTCAACAACTTCAAAAACACACCCAAATATTTCAATCTCTCAAGGAAAAAGGGCAAGGACAATGTtgggggctctgagggtgaatgggggcgagtttggggcggaatgagggattaaatagggtgcaaacccctgaaacttagggtttcatcaaacagcggtgactcgccgagtccaggatacggactcgccgagtcgccaacttaaaacatgtcccgggtcccgtccctactcggcgagtcggacctacaactcgccgagtccaaggctaaaatgaaAATACTCAAATGtaatttacgtaccaggaaccaggtgctacaagcaCTACGGCTTGTATAAGTAGTatttcttcggtagatctggaagatcttcacaaaaattgacttctcgcgggcagagcttcagctcgggaattgtacttctcgggatcttcggggcttgcttcggggctcgggaatgataccgtgGCTTCGAGATATTTCTTGCAtgaaaaacgaggtaaaacgggagagagataAGAAGAATTGAGCAAGGAACTCGGCTGCcatcgcatcccttttataggggatgAACCTACGCACTATGCTAGGTGTAGTTCcccagttacgctgggcgtaacccgaataagtccggtgactccccccttcggataatatcggatatttatatttaaatttaatattttaattatttaataaatttcaaaaattcatatcttcctcatacgaactccgttttcggcgttctttatttccacgcgtaggtgagactacactctaaaactttcgtttagattccgtcggctaattttgaatttatttttattatttatttttagtaggccgggacaggaaaactccgttataaattcataacttcttcatctgacgtccgttttcgtctgtctttttaccgttggactactatcaacgagatcttcgattctcgtttagattgtttcggctagaaatcactcgatctcgaattcgagtttcgggctgcatactactaagctgaaacttagaaaaatcataacttcctcatacgaagtcagatttgggcattctttttatgcacgctctcggtttaacgaaatctatgaatttcttttagatcactaaggctaaatattgctctaacgtaaattcactttttacgtcattcaacgtcgtgCCGCTTCtttcgcgaaactttgacaggtcataacttcttcgttataactcggatttaagcgttctttatatgtacgaaatccttgtaacatatattaaaacttagttaatattattcattctaaataatcttctatcaaaaagtcatttttgatgcttaacctctctaaatttactagcccggatctacgagcgttacagttatctcccccttaggatgattacgtcccggaatcatcaacgaaatagagCTTGTATCATGATTCCATATGTTACCTCTTCATCCTAGGTagtgtaacttctatgtttcttcgaaagagtatttaaTTCTAGGGCTTATTGACTGTAGACGATGCttaatcttgcatctgcttatcgtactatgttgtactttcaatcgtaaccttcgagttaccaaataaTTCCTTATTGTTGAATCCTTCTtcctcttaggataaatactttcctttatctattgtagcagaccgatgggtcgtgctctatgacctctcatcgcatgatgcaattcttagactcaggtcttttagagttaaattccagaatggaatatacctttcttcatattctaatgtgatataatcacatttcagtatgtagcatttctagctacaaactttatgaacaacgagcgcgataccaGTGATCACATTgttttcaatcttctgacttcaatcaaatgctacatcgaactcAGTTCTCGAAATCACGTAACAACTCATTGTAGTTGGACTCAATTTGGATATGAaaactagggtcggaataacaacctagtcattaccgaaacaatggtaatgatataccggaataaaacggaatcaatcactagcttcttggtaaccttgtgactttcttcgatccaagtgcgagtcctgtgcttacggtagtatatgcatctactacctttcacacctactcatactcgtcccaagtattgtcccgcagtcgatcAAGTCACCATAAaagaaaatcacacaatcattcaacacatcagttagcaaaactagggtctatattattccttgaaacgattacacaaaggttcaagttcatCCTATACTACGCCTCTAGTAGGCTACacttcctgatacagactttatacatatataaagtcTTCATCCTTGAATCCTCGCGTTGTTTTCTGCTTCATCGAGGATCATGTTAAATGCCATTGGCTTTGGTGGTACATTTAGCCTTGTAGCCTCTTCTCTTCTTGGGCAGTttttcttgaagtgcccttcttAGCCACACTTAAAGCAGGCTTCTCTTTTAGTTGGGCATTTTCCggcgtaatgaccagtcttcccgcatttgaagcaagtcatttctttagagcattccccaatgtgcttccttttgcacttgtcacaccattgtgctccttcttcgagcttcttcgaatcagacttcgaaatttttctcttctcatcggaccttgaggatccttcaATCTTTCTTTTCTCGTTCACCTTGATTCTCTCTAGACCCCTTTCCTTTaactgggtctccacatttttaGCTTCTTGGACTGctgtcttcaaagtagttgccatctttACCGTTGGAACAAAGTCGGCAGACAGTCCATTTGCGAACATCTCAATTTTTGAGAGTTCAGTTGGCActaagtatggaaataacttcatcttttcggtaaatgcagtagcataatcATGAATGCTCAATttacctttcttcaggttctggaattcattgttcagatcaatcagatctatctctgagcagtactgaaTCTTTAATTGCTCTAGGAATGATTCCTAAGACATCCTTAGTGCTTCCCTTCGGGGCATCGTATCtaccagtaacttccaccagctcaagactccaaccatcagttgtctaactgcaaagacagtcttctgtttgttgctatagttgcaactatcaaacaccatctccattttggagatccaatccataatctctacaggctttgggctcccagaaagacttggcggtttggcgcataagaaattcttatacatacgcccatccctgTTTATTTTCCTTTCCGGGTCATTCCTTTTTGCCACTGGGGGTTCCGCATGTCCAACAGTCCCACTATAGTTACCTCCCTCTGAATGCCCTCCATTcacttcgggctcttccacttgaagtgACACTTCCTCACGATTTTGTTGGAGTAATCACCTTCTCTCCTCCATTTGgagatccaacatcatctgcatCATCTCTTGCACCCCATCCATTTtcattggttctggtgctgctactacaacaggtgcttgctcaatcactggtggttgaggtTGTTTATTCGTGTTTTCatttgtaacgctcgtagatccggactagtcaattttgaggcaataagtgtcgaaaatgacttttcggcaaaagattatttataataaatagtcttaaacaatttttagaatatgtctcaaggtttccgtacatataaagaacgccgaaatccgagttataacgaagaagttatggcccgtcgaagttttacggcaaaaccgacacaacatcgggaagcgtaaatagtaaatttacgatggagcaagttttagccttataaatctaaacaaaagttgtattatatattaaaccgagaacatacaaaaaaagaacgcccaaatccgacttcgtatgaggaagttatgaattttctaagatttggcttagcagtgcacgacccgaaactcgatttttagttcgagcggtttttggcttacgcgacctaaatgagagttgaagatctcattaataggaactcaacggtaaaaagatagacgaaaacggagtccgtatgaaggagttacgaattcttcgcggtcatttaacagtctaaacgcctcctactattaaatttgagatcggtcgacaattagccgacggagtctaaatgaaagttgtagatctttatTTTACCTACGttttgaaaaaaagaacgtcaaaaatggagctcgtatgcgagagttatgatttttctaagtttgaaggctgatatgcgatagggggtgacgtggcaccacctgAATTGGACacatggcaccaccagaaggctgccacatgccccaaatcatcgagtaggtcctcctacacagcgagtccatcagtcagcacccctataaatagaggtgccgggttccctcattcttcacaccttccc is a window of Lactuca sativa cultivar Salinas chromosome 1, Lsat_Salinas_v11, whole genome shotgun sequence DNA encoding:
- the LOC111882103 gene encoding protein Brevis radix-like 3 translates to MLTCIACTKQLNGGSLHEQEEGDSVSTPRTKQAVKTLTSQIKDIALKASGAYKNCKPCSGSSNNNPTRRGYADSEAGLSSGRFFCGYQRTGTGTGNSTPKVWGKEMEARLKGLSSGSSTPASVSGRTESVVFMEEDEVKEWVAQVEPGVLITFVSLPHGGNDLKRIRFSREMFNKWQAQRWWSENCEKIMELYNVQRFNQQGVPLPSPPRSEDESSRTESIENSPVTPPLSKEHPPRNLFHGSKTETSSVDVSAKTSSTRDVDQSEEISLSNVSDLETEWVEQDEPGVYITIRTLPSGTRELRRVRFSRERFGEVHARMWWEKNRARIQQQYL